Proteins from one Ricinus communis isolate WT05 ecotype wild-type chromosome 9, ASM1957865v1, whole genome shotgun sequence genomic window:
- the LOC8259103 gene encoding sugar transport protein 13, protein MAGGGFSAASAGGAEFEAKITPIVIISCIMAATGGLMFGYDVGVSGGVTSMPDFLKKFFPTVYYKTNDPTINSNYCKYDNQGLQLFTSSLYLAGLVATFFASYTTRKLGRRPTMLIAGLFFIVGVVLNAAAQDLAMLIIGRVLLGCGVGFANQAVPLFLSEIAPTRIRGGLNILFQLNVTIGILFASLVNYGTAKITDGWGWRLSLGLAGIPALLLTVGALLVSETPNSLIERGRLDEGKAVLRRIRGTDKIEPEFLELVEASRAAKAVKHPFRNLMKRRNRPQLVIAVALQIFQQFTGINAIMFYAPVLFDTVGFGSDAALYSAVITGAVNVVSTVVSIYSVDKLGRRVLLLEAGIQMFISQVIIAIILGIKVTDHSDDLSKAFAIIVVVMVCGFVSAFAWSWGPLGWLIPSETFPLETRSAGQSVTVCVNLLFTFVIAQAFLSMLCHFKFGIFLFFSGWVLIMSFFVFFLLPETKNVPIEEMTERVWKQHWFWKRFMDDYEDGAIEMNGQKASKKNGHKNGFDPVTQL, encoded by the exons ATGGCAGGTGGAGGTTTCTCGGCCGCGTCGGCCGGAGGAGCTGAGTTCGAGGCTAAGATAACGCCGATCGTCATCATTTCCTGCATAATGGCTGCTACTGGTGGTCTCATGTTTGGTTACGATGTCGGTGTTTCAG GGGGTGTTACATCTATGCCTGATTTCTTGAAAAAATTCTTCCCAACTGTGTATTACAAGACCAATGATCCAACGATCAATAGTAACTATTGCAAGTACGACAATCAAGGATTGCAATTGTTCACATCGTCGCTTTACTTGGCTGGCTTAGTTGCAACTTTCTTTGCATCTTACACCACTAGAAAGCTAGGCAGGAGGCCAACCATGTTGATTGCTGGCCTTTTCTTTATCGTTGGCGTCGTTCTTAACGCCGCTGCTCAAGACCTTGCCATGCTCATCATTGGCAGGGTTTTACTGGGTTGTGGAGTTGGTTTTGCTAACCAG GCTGTGCCCCTGTTCCTATCGGAGATAGCACCCACAAGAATACGTGGAGGCCTAAACATACTCTTCCAGCTTAATGTCACCATTGGAATCCTTTTTGCTAGCCTTGTCAACTACGGCACTGCAAA AATCACAGATGGATGGGGTTGGAGACTATCACTTGGACTGGCTGGCATTCCTGCACTTCTCTTGACCGTAGGGGCTCTCCTGGTATCAGAAACTCCAAACAGTCTCATTGAGCGTGGTCGCCTGGATGAAGGAAAAGCTGTTCTGAGAAGGATTAGGGGCACGGATAAGATTGAACCAGAGTTCTTGGAGCTTGTTGAGGCAAGCCGTGCAGCAAAAGCAGTGAAACATCCCTTCAGGAATCTCATGAAGCGAAGGAACCGCCCCCAGCTGGTTATTGCAGTAGCCTTGCAG ATCTTCCAGCAGTTCACAGGGATCAATGCAATCATGTTCTATGCTCCTGTCCTATTCGACACAGTAGGATTTGGCAGCGATGCTGCACTCTATTCAGCTGTTATAACTGGTGCTGTCAATGTTGTTTCCACTGTTGTATCCATCTACTCGGTGGACAAACTGGGCCGTCGAGTACTCTTATTGGAAGCTGGCATCCAAATGTTCATCTCGCAAGTGATAATTGCAATAATACTAGGGATCAAGGTCACGGACCACTCTGATGACCTTTCAAAAGCATTCGCAATTATAGTTGTTGTTATGGTTTGCGGCTTTGTTTCTGCCTTTGCTTGGTCTTGGGGACCTCTTGGATGGCTAATCCCAAGTGAAACTTTCCCATTGGAGACTCGCTCAGCTGGCCAAAGTGTGACCGTTTGTGTCAACTTGCTCTTCACTTTTGTTATAGCACAAGCCTTCCTCTCCATGCTCTGCCATTTCAAGTTCGGTATCTTCTTGTTCTTCTCTGGTTGGGTGCTTATCATGTCATTTTTCGTATTTTTCCTGTTACCGGAGACCAAAAATGTACCGATTGAAGAGATGACAGAGAGAGTGTGGAAGCAGCATTGGTTCTGGAAGAGATTTATGGATGATTATGAGGATGGAGCAATTGAAATGAATGGGCAGAAGGCATCCAAAAAAAATGGGCATAAGAATGGATTTGATCCAGTTACCCAGTTGTAA
- the LOC8259102 gene encoding mavicyanin, with protein sequence MALVKIAVALLTVMALFQAINGTVYKVGDAGGWTSIGNLDYKQWAATKTFKVGDVIVFKYNSQFHNVMRVTHAMYKACNASAPLATYTTGNDSITIKNRGHHYFFCGVPGHCQGGQKVDINVPRSDEELSPTPSASASASASTSTPTSSSAATSPPVPAAKVPGPSPNGAVSFKLLNSPFGSLALAMPLFIIFLFNYAKV encoded by the exons ATGGCCTTGGTCAAGATAGCCGTGGCTCTGCTAACAGTAATGGCGTTGTTTCAGGCTATAAATGGAACTGTATACAAGGTTGGAGATGCTGGTGGTTGGACCTCCATCGGCAATCTTGATTATAAACAATGGGCTGCTACTAAGACCTTCAAAGTTGGCGACGTTATTG TTTTCAAGTATAATTCTCAATTCCACAACGTTATGCGAGTAACACACGCCATGTACAAGGCCTGCAATGCATCAGCTCCATTAGCCACTTATACTACAGGTAATGACTCAATCACCATCAAAAATCGTGGCCACCATTATTTCTTCTGCGGTGTTCCCGGCCATTGCCAAGGTGGTCAGAAGGTCGACATTAATGTACCTCGCAGTGATGAAGAATTGTCACCAACTCCTTCTGCTTCTGCTTCTGCTTCTGCTTCTACTTCTACGCCTACTTCTAGTTCTGCAGCCACCTCACCTCCAGTCCCGGCTGCAAAAGTTCCAGGCCCTTCCCCTAATGGTGCCGTCTCTTTTAAGCTTTTGAACAGCCCTTTTGGCAGCCTTGCTTTGGCAATGCctcttttcattatttttctgttCAACTATGCTAAAGTATAG
- the LOC8259101 gene encoding sugar transport protein 8, which yields MPAIIIANKNGDYPEYDGKITVTVIICVIIAACGGLMFGYDIGVSGGVTAMDDFLEKFFPSVYERKKHALENNYCKYDNQYLQLFTSSLYIAALIASFFASKTCTKFGRKPTMQLASIFFIVGVVLSALGVNIEMVIVGRVLLGFGVGFANQAVPLFLSELAPVKMRGALNISFQLFVTIGILIANLVNYYTGKIHPHGYKISLGLAGVPALMLGLGSLLIVETPTSLVERNRIEEGRAVLKKIRGVDNVDLEFDSIVHACEMARQVTDPYRKLMKRPSRPPLVIAILLQIFQQFTGINAIMFYAPVLFQTVGFGNDASLLSSVVTGLVNVLSTVVSIVVVDRAGRRILLLESCVQMLITQTIIGALLLKDLKPTGELPSSEAMVVVVMVCIYVAGFAWSWGPLGWLIPSETFPLETRTAGYSFAVSSNMLCTFIIAQAFLSMLCSMQAGIFFFFAAWIVVMMLFAYFFIPETKGVPVDVMVERVWKQHWFWKRFFDGEEKEVEQKPKMIHPQLT from the exons ATGCCGGCTATAATAATTGCCAACAAGAATGGAGATTATCCGGAGTATGATGGCAAGATTACAGTTACTGTCATCATTTGTGTGATCATCGCTGCTTGTGGTGGCCTTATGTTTGGCTATGATATTGGTGTTTCAG GCGGAGTTACAGCCATGGATGACTTCTTGGAAAAATTCTTTCCTAGTGTGTATGAAAGAAAGAAGCATGCTTTGGAAAATAACTATTGTAAATATGATAACCAGTATTTGCAATTGTTCACTTCTTCCTTGTATATTGCGGCTCTTATAGCCAGCTTTTTCGCTTCAAAAACCTGTACAAAGTTTGGCAGGAAGCCCACCATGCAGTTGGCgtccattttctttattgtagGGGTTGTTTTAAGTGCCCTTGGAGTCAATATCGAAATGGTGATCGTTGGAAGGGTTCTTCTCGGCTTTGGTGTTGGTTTTGCCAATCAG gCAGTGCCACTGTTTCTATCAGAGCTAGCACCCGTCAAGATGCGTGGTGCCCTTAACATTTCGTTCCAACTCTTTGTAACAATTGGGATCTTGATTGCCAATCTTGTTAACTACTACACAGGCAAAATTCACCCACATGGATATAAAATTTCCCTTGGACTTGCTGGTGTACCAGCTTTAATGCTAGGCTTAGGTTCTTTACTTATTGTTGAGACTCCAACAAGTCTCGTGGAGCGCAATAGAATAGAGGAAGGTAGAGCAGTGCTTAAGAAGATCAGAGGCGTAGACAATGTTGATCTTGAGTTTGATTCGATTGTCCATGCCTGCGAGATGGCTAGGCAAGTGACCGATCCATATCGCAAACTCATGAAAAGACCAAGCAGGCCACCACTAGTCATTGCCATCTTGTTACAGATTTTCCAGCAATTCACTGGAATTAATGCCATTATGTTCTATGCACCTGTTCTCTTTCAAACTGTAGGATTTGGAAATGATGCCTCTCTGCTTTCATCTGTCGTGACTGGGCTCGTCAATGTTCTTAGCACCGTAGTTTCAATTGTCGTTGTGGATAGGGCTGGAAGAAGGATCCTACTTCTTGAATCTTGTGTACAAATGCTTATTACTCAG ACTATCATCGGAGCTCTCCTGCTGAAAGATTTAAAACCCACCGGCGAACTACCAAGTTCAGAAGCAATGGTAGTGGTGGTCATGGTTTGTATATATGTAGCTGGCTTTGCGTGGTCATGGGGACCTCTCGGTTGGTTAATTCCGAGTGAAACTTTCCCACTTGAGACAAGAACAGCAGGGTACTCTTTCGCTGTCAGCTCCAATATGCTGTGCACATTTATCATCGCACAAGCTTTCTTGTCCATGCTGTGCTCAATGCAAGCAgggattttcttcttcttcgctGCTTGGATTGTAGTGATGATGTTGTTCGCTTACTTTTTCATCCCGGAAACAAAGGGAGTGCCTGTTGACGTCATGGTTGAGAGAGTGTGGAAGCAGCATTGGTTCTGGAAGAGATTCTTTGATGGTGAAGAAAAGGAAGTCGAGCAAAAACCTAAAATGATTCATCCACAGCTGACATGA
- the LOC8259100 gene encoding chloride channel protein CLC-d isoform X1, whose product MLSNHLNNGIETAKLVWSRIPHSEEGVGLLTSSGASSAESLDYEVIENYAYREEQAQRGKLYIGYYVAVKWLFALLIGIGTGLAAVFINLSVENFAGWKFSLTFSIIQKSYFAGFVLYVLFNLALVYSSVYIITQFAPAAAGSGIPEIKGYLNGIDIPGILLFRTLVGKIFGSIGSVGGGLALGKEGPLVHTGACIASLLGQGGSTKYHLSSRWLQVFKSDRDRRDLVTCGCAAGVAAAFRAPVGGVLFALEEVTSWWRSQLMWRVFFTSAIVAVVVRTAMGWCKSGNCGHFGSGGFVIWDISDGQEDYSFAELLPMAVIGVIGGLLGALFNQLTLYITQWRRNYLHKKGNRVKIIEACLISVITSAISFGLPLLRKCSPCPEKDADIECPRPPGMYGNYVNFYCGTNKEYNDLATIFFNTQDDAIRNLFSAKTIHEYSAQSLLTFLVMFYTLAVVTFGAAIPAGQFVPGIMIGSTYGRLVGMFVVKFYNKPNIEEGTYALLGAASFLGGSMRMTVSLCVIMVEITNNLKLLPLIMLVLLISKAVGDAFNEGLYEVQARLRGIPLLESKPKYQMRTMTAREACGNQKVVSFPRVAKVADVVSILRSNKHNGFPVIDHTRNGETLVIGLMLRSHLLVLLQSKVDFQHSPLPCDPRGGSRSIRHNFSEFVKPVSSKGICIEDIHLSSDDLEMYIDLAPFLNPSPYVVPEDMSLTKVYNIFRQLGLRHIFVVPRASRVIGLITRKDLLIEDHEDSANMELQSTSVRTHHQDKRMFTRNTDVERPLLNGLLVQDHVPD is encoded by the exons ATGTTATCGAACCATCTAAATAACGGGATCGAGACGGCAAAGCTGGTGTGGTCTCGGATTCCACATTCGGAGGAAGGTGTTGGTCTATTGACTAGTAGCGGTGCGAGCAGTGCCGAGAGTCTTGATTATGAAGTTATTGAAAATTATGCTTATAGAGAAGAGCAg GCGCAGAGAGGGAAGCTTTATATTGGATATTATGTGGCTGTTAAGTGGTTATTTGCTTTGCTAATTGGCATTG GTACTGGATTAGCTGCAGTTTTCATTAACTTATCTGTTGAGAACTTCGCTGGATGGAAATTTTCGCTTACTTTTTCGATAATACAGAAGTCATATTTTGCCGGCTTTGTATTATATGTATTGTTCAACCTggctttagtttattcatctgtATATATCATCACACAATTTGCACCTGCAGCAGCAGGATCTGGTATTCCTGAAATTAAGGGTTATCTGAATG GGATCGATATTCCTGGTATTCTACTATTCAGAACCTTGGTTGGAAAG ATATTTGGAAGCATTGGTTCTGTGGGAGGTGGTCTTGCTTTAGGAAAAGAAGGTCCTCTTGTTCATACTGGGGCTTGTATTGCTTCATTGCTTGGACAA ggtGGATCCACCAAATATCATTTAAGTTCGAGGTGGCTACAAGTTTTCAAGAGTGATCGCGATCGCCGTGATCTT GTAACCTGTGGGTGTGCAGCTGGAGTTGCTGCTGCTTTTAGAGCTCCAGTTGGTGGTGTTTTGTTTGCATTGGAAGAGGTTACATCCTG GTGGAGGAGCCAACTTATGTGGCGTGTCTTTTTTACTTCCGCTATTGTGGCTGTGGTTGTGCGTACTGCAATGGGGTGGTGTAAGAGTGGGAATTGTGGGCATTTTGGTTCAGGTGGCTTCGTAATATGGGACATATCAGA TGGTCAAGAGGACTACTCTTTCGCAGAGTTACTTCCAATGGCAGTGATTGGGGTGATTGGTGGTCTACTTG gGGCCTTATTTAACCAACTGACACTATATATAACTCAGTGGCGCCGAAATTATTTACATAAGAAAGGAAACCGAGTTAAG ATTATTGAAGCATGCCTCATCTCTGTGATTACATCAGCTATTTCTTTTGGACTGCCACTTTTAAGAAAATGCAGTCCATGTCCTGAAAAAGATGCTGACATTGAGTGCCCAAGGCCTCCGGGAATGTATGGAAATTATGTAAAT TTTTATTGTGGCACGAATAAGGAATACAACGATCTTGCtacaattttctttaatacTCAG GATGATGCAATAAGGAATCTGTTCAGTGCAAAGACGATCCATGAATACAGTGCCCAGAGTTTGTTGACATTTCTG GTAATGTTTTATACCTTAGCAGTGGTGACATTTGGTGCTGCAATTCCTGCTGGTCAGTTTGTTCCTGGAATAATGATAGGGTCAACATATGGACGCCTTGTTGGAATGTTTGTTGTTAAATTCTACAACAAGCCCAACATTGAGGAGGGAAC ATATGCTTTGTTGGGTGCTGCTTCTTTCCTTGGAGGTTCAATGCGGATGACAGTCTCTTTATGTGTCATCATGGTTGAGATCACAAACAACTTGAAACTCTTACCTCTAATCATGCTTGTTCTTCTTATATCAAAG GCTGTTGGtgatgcttttaatgaagGTCTATATGAAGTACAGGCCAGATTAAGAGGCATTCCTTTACTGGAATCTAAACCTAAGTACCAGATGAGAACAATGACAGCAAGGGAAGCTTGTGGAAATCAAAAG GTTGTCTCCTTTCCTCGTGTTGCAAAAGTTGCAGATGTGGTTTCTATTTTGCGAAGCAATAAACACAATGGTTTTCCT GTGATTGATCACACAAGAAATGGAGAAACACTGGTAATTGGGCTTATGCTTCGCAG TCATTTGCTAGTGCTCCTTCAGTCTAAGGTGGATTTTCAACATAGTCCTTTGCCCTGTGATCCAAGAGGTGGATCCAGGTCAATCAG GCACAATTTCAGTGAATTTGTGAAACCAGTTTCTAGTAAAGGAATTTGTATAGAGGATATTCATCTAAGTTCAGATGACTTGGAAATGTACATAGATCTTGCCCCATTTCTGAATCCTTCGCCATATGTTGTCCCGGAGGATATGTCCTTAACAAAG gtatataatattttccgCCAACTAGGGCTAAGGCATATATTTGTTGTCCCCCGTGCTTCTCGTGTGATTGGCTTGATTACAAGAAAGGATTTGCTTATTGAG GATCATGAGGATTCAGCTAATATGGAGCTTCAATCAACTAGTGTAAG AACTCATCATCAAGATAAAAGAATGTTCACTAGGAATACGGATGTGGAACGCCCCCTTCTCAATGGTCTTCTGGTCCAAGATCATGTGCCTGATTGA
- the LOC8259100 gene encoding chloride channel protein CLC-d isoform X2 gives MLSNHLNNGIETAKLVWSRIPHSEEGVGLLTSSGASSAESLDYEVIENYAYREEQAQRGKLYIGYYVAVKWLFALLIGIGTGLAAVFINLSVENFAGWKFSLTFSIIQKSYFAGFVLYVLFNLALVYSSVYIITQFAPAAAGSGIPEIKGYLNGIDIPGILLFRTLVGKIFGSIGSVGGGLALGKEGPLVHTGACIASLLGQGGSTKYHLSSRWLQVFKSDRDRRDLVTCGCAAGVAAAFRAPVGGVLFALEEVTSWWRSQLMWRVFFTSAIVAVVVRTAMGWCKSGNCGHFGSGGFVIWDISDGQEDYSFAELLPMAVIGVIGGLLGALFNQLTLYITQWRRNYLHKKGNRVKIIEACLISVITSAISFGLPLLRKCSPCPEKDADIECPRPPGMYGNYVNFYCGTNKEYNDLATIFFNTQDDAIRNLFSAKTIHEYSAQSLLTFLVMFYTLAVVTFGAAIPAGQFVPGIMIGSTYGRLVGMFVVKFYNKPNIEEGTYALLGAASFLGGSMRMTVSLCVIMVEITNNLKLLPLIMLVLLISKAVGDAFNEGLYEVQARLRGIPLLESKPKYQMRTMTAREACGNQKVVSFPRVAKVADVVSILRSNKHNGFPVIDHTRNGETLVIGLMLRSHLLVLLQSKVDFQHSPLPCDPRGGSRSIRHNFSEFVKPVSSKGICIEDIHLSSDDLEMYIDLAPFLNPSPYVVPEDMSLTKVYNIFRQLGLRHIFVVPRASRVIGLITRKDLLIEDHEDSANMELQSTSNSSSR, from the exons ATGTTATCGAACCATCTAAATAACGGGATCGAGACGGCAAAGCTGGTGTGGTCTCGGATTCCACATTCGGAGGAAGGTGTTGGTCTATTGACTAGTAGCGGTGCGAGCAGTGCCGAGAGTCTTGATTATGAAGTTATTGAAAATTATGCTTATAGAGAAGAGCAg GCGCAGAGAGGGAAGCTTTATATTGGATATTATGTGGCTGTTAAGTGGTTATTTGCTTTGCTAATTGGCATTG GTACTGGATTAGCTGCAGTTTTCATTAACTTATCTGTTGAGAACTTCGCTGGATGGAAATTTTCGCTTACTTTTTCGATAATACAGAAGTCATATTTTGCCGGCTTTGTATTATATGTATTGTTCAACCTggctttagtttattcatctgtATATATCATCACACAATTTGCACCTGCAGCAGCAGGATCTGGTATTCCTGAAATTAAGGGTTATCTGAATG GGATCGATATTCCTGGTATTCTACTATTCAGAACCTTGGTTGGAAAG ATATTTGGAAGCATTGGTTCTGTGGGAGGTGGTCTTGCTTTAGGAAAAGAAGGTCCTCTTGTTCATACTGGGGCTTGTATTGCTTCATTGCTTGGACAA ggtGGATCCACCAAATATCATTTAAGTTCGAGGTGGCTACAAGTTTTCAAGAGTGATCGCGATCGCCGTGATCTT GTAACCTGTGGGTGTGCAGCTGGAGTTGCTGCTGCTTTTAGAGCTCCAGTTGGTGGTGTTTTGTTTGCATTGGAAGAGGTTACATCCTG GTGGAGGAGCCAACTTATGTGGCGTGTCTTTTTTACTTCCGCTATTGTGGCTGTGGTTGTGCGTACTGCAATGGGGTGGTGTAAGAGTGGGAATTGTGGGCATTTTGGTTCAGGTGGCTTCGTAATATGGGACATATCAGA TGGTCAAGAGGACTACTCTTTCGCAGAGTTACTTCCAATGGCAGTGATTGGGGTGATTGGTGGTCTACTTG gGGCCTTATTTAACCAACTGACACTATATATAACTCAGTGGCGCCGAAATTATTTACATAAGAAAGGAAACCGAGTTAAG ATTATTGAAGCATGCCTCATCTCTGTGATTACATCAGCTATTTCTTTTGGACTGCCACTTTTAAGAAAATGCAGTCCATGTCCTGAAAAAGATGCTGACATTGAGTGCCCAAGGCCTCCGGGAATGTATGGAAATTATGTAAAT TTTTATTGTGGCACGAATAAGGAATACAACGATCTTGCtacaattttctttaatacTCAG GATGATGCAATAAGGAATCTGTTCAGTGCAAAGACGATCCATGAATACAGTGCCCAGAGTTTGTTGACATTTCTG GTAATGTTTTATACCTTAGCAGTGGTGACATTTGGTGCTGCAATTCCTGCTGGTCAGTTTGTTCCTGGAATAATGATAGGGTCAACATATGGACGCCTTGTTGGAATGTTTGTTGTTAAATTCTACAACAAGCCCAACATTGAGGAGGGAAC ATATGCTTTGTTGGGTGCTGCTTCTTTCCTTGGAGGTTCAATGCGGATGACAGTCTCTTTATGTGTCATCATGGTTGAGATCACAAACAACTTGAAACTCTTACCTCTAATCATGCTTGTTCTTCTTATATCAAAG GCTGTTGGtgatgcttttaatgaagGTCTATATGAAGTACAGGCCAGATTAAGAGGCATTCCTTTACTGGAATCTAAACCTAAGTACCAGATGAGAACAATGACAGCAAGGGAAGCTTGTGGAAATCAAAAG GTTGTCTCCTTTCCTCGTGTTGCAAAAGTTGCAGATGTGGTTTCTATTTTGCGAAGCAATAAACACAATGGTTTTCCT GTGATTGATCACACAAGAAATGGAGAAACACTGGTAATTGGGCTTATGCTTCGCAG TCATTTGCTAGTGCTCCTTCAGTCTAAGGTGGATTTTCAACATAGTCCTTTGCCCTGTGATCCAAGAGGTGGATCCAGGTCAATCAG GCACAATTTCAGTGAATTTGTGAAACCAGTTTCTAGTAAAGGAATTTGTATAGAGGATATTCATCTAAGTTCAGATGACTTGGAAATGTACATAGATCTTGCCCCATTTCTGAATCCTTCGCCATATGTTGTCCCGGAGGATATGTCCTTAACAAAG gtatataatattttccgCCAACTAGGGCTAAGGCATATATTTGTTGTCCCCCGTGCTTCTCGTGTGATTGGCTTGATTACAAGAAAGGATTTGCTTATTGAG GATCATGAGGATTCAGCTAATATGGAGCTTCAATCAACTAGT AACTCATCATCAAGATAA